In Monodelphis domestica isolate mMonDom1 chromosome 1, mMonDom1.pri, whole genome shotgun sequence, the sequence CAATTAAATGGGCACACAATATTCATTTTAGTCTACTCCAGCTCTATTCTGAATCAAATAAGATTCATTAGATTTTTTGGGTAAATTAATCATCAAAATCCCAGccaaataatttcattatttatcaATCTCATCACCTTCACCACCTAGTGAAAAAAGTATTTATGTGAAATTCTGagcaaaaataaaacttaaattgCTAATCATTATTTAAAAGGCATTTTACATTTTCTCTCATATCTTCAACAGTAGATTAGGAGAACATTGTCTCACTTAGGCCATAACCATTCAATCAGAAATTTACCTGTTCTGGATTCAAAGTGATGATGGGATGAAGTCATAGAAATAACTTTTAGGTAAATAAGTGTATGCTAGGACAAAGCTAGAAAATACTTTGAACTATAAGagtatctttaaaaggaaattttaaaaatgaaaaaaaaataggggtACTTATACCTATCCTGAGATATCTTTATAAAGCAGTAGACAGTTGCTTTTCTCCCAcaatcttttcccctttttaccTGTGTATGTGAATCAGCAGTTACACAACAAGGTCTATCATTAGATGTTTGATCTCTAATTTAGTGTGTAAGGCACAGCCAGTGGGGTTGAACACTTAGTTAATTTGGTAATAACATAAGGGAATAAGAATgcagaaataaaaaagtaaatctcttaaatgaataaacattcaataatttttagaaactttaaaagactttttcTAATGGCAAAGTAATAAGAGTATATTTCTAGCAATAATCCAAACTCATCTGATTAAAATCCAAGAAAATTTCCATTGCCTATGGGGTACATGCTTCCCATGGTTGATTATAGcaataaaatgaatattgtaaaattataaatatccaatccaacaaacatttattaaatacctactatatacaaggcactgtgctaggcactgggaatacaaagactaaaacagtccttgacctcaaagagcttatatttacTGGGGATATACAACATGTAAACAGATTTGTATACAAtaacatatattttgtattgtatACAATAATATACAGTAACATTTGTATATGACAATCACAGCCATGATGACTAGAATGGCAAAATAAGAGGACTAAATTGGTACTTTAATGTAATTAtgaacaagatttttaaaaatgtaaacttcACTGATCTAACAATTCTATTCTATTTAACAAAGACATTTGgggtaaattttaattttaatcacaCCCCAAAGCAACActtaattacttttaaaagaaaaattttagttaGTTGCTATTTTAAAAGCAAATCTTTTTGCTAAAGAAAACTTCTTAAAgcatcaaaaaatttttttacatagtGTCTAgactttgttttgtttcatcTGTTATCAAAGGAAGAACATGAGAGCATTTTATCTgcctttttatttaatatttatacttGCCAACTTTCAAAAATGATTTGTAGCTGGGAATTTCTaatcattttgactttgtaaCAAGACTCCATCTTACCTCTAATTAAACTAGATTTACATAATGCTAGATTGAGTTATTACAGCTCCAATTCATTTAGGTAGATATGAAATGTACAGAAACTATTCTTCCCATATTCTCCAAAGAGGTAAGAGGACTTCATGATTGGATAATTTCTGCTTGAACTAAATCAGAACTCAGGACATATAGTGTTAGATGCTCCTTAGTCCTATTGTATGTAGTGAGCTAAAGTACACATGCTTCTGAGCTTTTAGCTTGAATCTTTTTGAGTGGTATGTTCCAGAAAAGGTTCACTAACTAGGTTTCCTGTTAGCTGTATTTGGCATTTTTCATTGACATAGgaaaaatgtgtttatatatttaaatctgCCCAAATGTGGCATAGTATTATGCAAAATGTGGGAATAACTGGGACCTATCATTGTACATTGCAGGGTCCTGATTGTTgttaatataatttgttatattacAAACAGGAGACAATAATAAGTATAAAAACATCAGTTTACTAGGcacacaaagaaaatggaaagagaaaggaaggaaatgtgacaggaaaggggagaaaagaagaccCTGCAAGAGTGAAGGATATGAGAAGCTTTCTAGAgtaaatcattttctatttaccAGATTCTCTCTTGAATACAAATCAAAGAACTTGTATTTAGACTGAGAAGAGtaggaggaaagataattttcaaatataatcTATGAGTAAATGGATGAATAAGTAAATGAGTTAATTAATGCACACACATACCTTCAGTTAAGGTAGGAGGACTCTTTAGGCATAGTTATAAAAACAGCAACCCTTAAAAGTTAAGCTGCAGGTATTCTGATGTGTGAGACAGGGCATGATATGGGGCATGGAGGAAGGGAAATAGGTAAATATTAGAGCAGCCCTAGTAAGCCAGTTTCAGTTTTGAGAAAACCTTTTATCTGCTCTGGTTTGGCCCCTCTTGGTATCCCACAGGTCGACTGACCTTACTTAATTACTTAAATCACATAGTTGGATTTTAGAAGTGGACACTGGCAGGTAATGTTGAAAAAGGTGATGGAGATTATCAGCAGCCTAAAATCCAGAAACCCATAAAATTGAATCTGTTTTTACTCTGGATTGCCTCTGTCATAGTTTTCTTAGTCTGTGATGTTAGCTGAAtggaataacagaaaaaaaaagaaatgtggaaatgtagaagaaaaaggagagaattacCTCAACTATTGGGATCTTAGGCTCCTAGATGACTAAGGTAATGCTGGTACAATGTTAATGTAGGACTGGAAGTGAACAATTTCTCCTAGTATTTTTTCAGGAAAGAGTTTTCCTCTCTTGTTTGGGAGGGTAGATTTGCTGTCCATCTATAATCTTGATCTTGGGTTAAAGGTCCTCCATTATGCCTGTATTTTCCCACAGAGTCCCTAAGTGGTaaatgaaaggaagggaagactTTTTCTGAGGGTCTTCCAGTGTCCCTCCGTCTTCATGACAGGTATCTGTACTAGTGTTTGTAATGTGGAAGCAGAGGATGAGAGTCTTAAGTCTAGCTATATGCCCCTGCCCAGGTGAACCGGGGATGTAAGGGATGTAGAGGAGGGCAGGTtcataagatggaaagtaaaaaaaaaaaaggaaaagaaaagaaaaacagtgtTAACTATGGAAATTGCCTGCTCCCCTTGCTTGACAAAGAGGTGAAGTTGAACAGAGGGACTGAAGTTTCACTTAGATTAAATAAGGTAACAATAATTATCAGCTAAAGGCTGACAGAACAAGGCAGAGATAAATTTTGAGAGGGGTTACAAAGGTAGGGAGGGAGATGGTAGGAATTCTTTAGAAAGGAAGAAGATTCGAAGAAGCTTAGGACCCAATCCAGGTTTCATTGCCTCCCCTCGGTTcagcttatttcattctttcaaaaCCACAGTACACCCATCTTTCCCTTTGATTCCCTTATCCTATTTTCTGGTTTGTCTTTCCCCGCCTCTATTCGACCTGAGCCCTGTCTCCTGCTTTATCGAATTGTCCCAGTCTTGTgaaatccccttctctccattcgaacagccctccccccccccctcccatcccTGGGCCACAGCACTACTGCCCCAACAACCCTTTAAAGGGTGCTAATCCTGGAGGTACAGGTTCCGTTGCCATAGACTCCTCTGGACTCCACGTTGTCCGGTTGGTAGTCCTCCACACTGTATCCTCGACTTTTGAGGGCAGTGGCGTAGTAGTCAAGCGGTTCCTCTGTGTTTTCCATCCAGCTAAGGCAGAGGATGCGCTGGAACGAGCGCTTGAAGTTGTCTGAGAGGAAGCCGTAGAGGATAGGGTTGGCACAACTGTTAGCATAGCCCAGGATGACTGAAAGTTGGCTCACAGTAGCATCGTCCTGTTCAGCAAAGACATTAACCAATTGCACCACATAGAAGGGCATCCAGCAAATAACAAAGACCATAACTACCATCATCACCATTAGGGTGATTTTACGCTCTGAGCGCTTGCGTTGTTGCCAGCCGGCTTTGAGGGCTACCATGCGAATCTTGGCAATGATGAGCACATAACACAAACAGATGGCCCCGACTGGGAGGAGAAAACCCATAAGGAAAGTATACAGGACGAAACCTACAAGCCAGCTCTGAGCTGGCTCTGGCATAAGCATATTGCAGGCCACCGTGCCATCGCTATTGGCAGCAGTGCGGGAGAAGACTATGATAGGCAGGATGACCACTAGTGAGAGCACCCATACTCCCAGATTTACCACCTTGGCAACGGTGGGCCGACGGTAGCGGGCAGCCTTGATGGGGTGCACCACAGCCACATAGCGGTCTACGCTGAGCACTGTAAGGCAGTAGATACTAGTGAACATGTTGACTGCGTCCACACTGAGCACCAGGCGGCAGAGCAGTGCGCCGAAGGGCCAGTGGTGCAGCAAAGTGGAGGTGACTAGGAAGGGGACACTCAGCATGAGCAGCTCATCTGCGATGGCCAAGTTAAGAATGTAGATATTGGTGGCCGTCTTCATTTTGGCATAACGCAGGATCACATAGATAACCATGGAGTTGCCGCAGAGCCCCACGACACAAACCACGGAATAGATAAAGGATATGAGGATGGCGCTCCCTTGCCCCTCGCTCAAGGTCCCATTCTGACTAGCGTTGCGCCCTGGCTCCTCTGTGCCCTCAGGAGCTATGGACCCTGGGCCTGAGCCGCCGCTGCTAATGCTGGGGCTGCTgctagaggaggaggaaggaaacgAAGCAGTATCGTTAAGAAACATTCTGGCCTGCGCTGCAGGTGGACTCTGGGCTGTGCTCTTCTGCTCTGGTCCTTCCCTTAGCCCCTAGGTAGCCGGTCCCGTTGCTCTTTGAGTGCTCCCACTTCCCAGTCCTCACCTCTTTCAGATTACCGCAGTAGAGAAGGGTCCGGGTGCGAGAGACTGCGGCTAGGAATGCTGTTCAGGCTCTGGCTGGAGGTGCAACGCATTGCTGGAGTCTTGTCTGTGCTCTGCTGCTTTATTTTCGGGGGCTCGGGGGAACAGAATAGCTTGGGGGTGAGAAAAGAAGGCTGGCTGACGGACCAAGCCGCGGAAGATTAATTGGCGCGGCTCTGGGGCTGGTGAATGATTAATAGGCTCTAGCACGTCAGCAGCTacgaaaagaaaaaggaaaaaaaaaagggggtggtggAAGTGGATATAGTTATATCCCTTTCCCACTCTagtttcccctcttcccatcccccgccccctttattttttcttcccagcCCTACAGATGGATCTACATGAAGTGAGACCTTGTTTCTATTACTGTCCCACAGACGGATGGCTCCTTACTAAACCCAGCCCATCTTCACTCTTTTCAGTCTCCAAGTCGAAACTGGGAAGTTTCCCTACCTTATTGAAGAGCTCGTGATGGTTCAAAAAGAGGCAATGCAGACCTCACACCTAGCTCCTACATTCGCCAATGACGCTTGTGACAACTTAAGTTCCCAGGGACAGATATCTAGAGCTCCACCAAATCTCCCTTAATTTTCCCCCTCAGGTTTTCGACTCAGAGGATATACTCGTGTTTTTCGTGGTAACACTGAGTCCTTAGACTGTCCCTCCTTACAGCTCCACcgctcccccctccctccacctcccccctTCGCCCCCagcttatttttctctctgaacCTCACCTACAATAGCATGTTCAGAGCAACATCCTAGTCCTCCTTACCTCCTTAAGTGCTGCTGGGATACAAACCCTCAGGTCATCTGTTCAAATGGTATGTGCTATCCTTAAGCTCTTTTAGATCTATAGAGCCAGAGAAcctaaatttaccactttcccctcttcccttcctgcaATATTTATGCCGTCTGGCTCGgccctgcacacacacacacacacacacacacacacacacacacacacacacacacacacacacacacacccatgaGTAAGAGCCAATGTTATGTAAAGTCAAAAGAacggaattttttttaagaagaaaaatgtttcaaTAAAAGGAATCGTCTATCTAGCTACATGTTTAAGACTACGTAGAAATTtccgccaaaaaaaaaaaaattacccctTCCCCCAAACCTGTTATCTTAATCACTCAAAGTCTCCAAGACCTCAGATTGATGGCTGAACTAGAACCTAGGGCTCCCTCTGGAGTATGCTGGGTGCTATTGGAATCCATTTTGGTTTTCAATGAGAATTTAGAGTGGACAAGCTGCTGTGTCCTGACTATATTTTGTCCCACAATAAAGACTAGagagttcagttcagttcaagaaacatttatttattccACACTTTGGACTTGGGTTTGTGCATACAACCAGCAAAACAAAGCAGTGTACATTCTACTCGAGGGATACAGTTATGCATACAAGCATAATACAAGGAAATTTGAAGAAATGGAAAGCAAGAGGTGGTTCCAAGCTTAAGGTTAGGGTCAAGTGAAGAGTATAAAGacaggcaagaaaaaaaaagaaattgctttaTGGAACAGGGAATGGAGGGTTGACAAGAGTCATAGACATAAGTCTACCCCTGTTGTGAAGCCTCAAGAATAATTTCAAGTAACATTTTAGGAATAGCTTTCATAAATACATTTAAAGAATGTAATCCATGAAATTGTTTGGCTCCTCAGACTTCCATGTTTTGGTGGTGGAGTGGAGGAATTTGCTTCTTATGGATGCTCTCAAATAAATCTGGGGCAAAATCGAGAGGGGGAAACATTAGGGCAGACAACTTTGCTCCTGTTGGTGTTAATAATGATGAGGTCATTCtgacaaagtgctttgcatacattATTATGTAAATTATCATCTAGGATCTAGGACACAGAAGTTTTAGTGAAGGCTCAGATGAAATTTGTATTTAGGTAGCTCTTTGTGGAAAAAAGAACATATAGCAGAGGCAGTGTGATGCTGGCTAAAGTATGATGAACTTGAAAGTGCTGAACTTGAAGTCCATGAGACCTGAATGGAAATTCCAGCTCATgatatctgtgtgatcttggacaagtcacttaacacttccAGTCCTCaggttcctcacctgtaaaatgaggggacagGGCAATGCAACCTCTAAGTTCCCCTCTGACTCTAAATacagtgtcccaaaagttttgaGACACCTTGCATATGGTTCTGTAATCCTATAAGTAACCAAATAGATAAAAAGGAACTTTTGAATGTTTCTAGCCTCATTTGTCTCAAATGTACCTAATTTTCTTCCAATGGCCTCTAGTGGCAAACAGAGGTTCAACCCCCTCTAGTTTTCTTGTgtcttataaattttaattttcacaatactCCAAAGCTTCTAATACAGACAGGCTCTTCTAAGCCCttgcatttaatttctctttctctacttttggCAGTCACTGAGACacatttcttcaagtttcttcctttcagtttattttataacatatttttatgaatattttttgtagataggcttcttaaattttcttatgaatttctaattttatgatttttacaGTATTATTATGAGAAAAGGATTATACTCTTCAATAGATGGCTAGAGGAGTCCACAGCATGAAAAAAGCTAAGAGAAAGTTAAGGTGTATGTAAACTTGCTATCATTAATTTCACAATGAAAAACCAAGTGCCTATTATGAgccagacattgtactagaacagcagttctcaacctgtgggtcaggACCCCGGCAGGGGTCCaacaaccaaaacacaggggtcgcctaaagccattggaaaatacatatttccgatggctttagccactgagaaatcaggctactttacagcaagatcttggaaagaatggggaccc encodes:
- the SSTR1 gene encoding somatostatin receptor type 1; protein product: MFLNDTASFPSSSSSSSPSISSGGSGPGSIAPEGTEEPGRNASQNGTLSEGQGSAILISFIYSVVCVVGLCGNSMVIYVILRYAKMKTATNIYILNLAIADELLMLSVPFLVTSTLLHHWPFGALLCRLVLSVDAVNMFTSIYCLTVLSVDRYVAVVHPIKAARYRRPTVAKVVNLGVWVLSLVVILPIIVFSRTAANSDGTVACNMLMPEPAQSWLVGFVLYTFLMGFLLPVGAICLCYVLIIAKIRMVALKAGWQQRKRSERKITLMVMMVVMVFVICWMPFYVVQLVNVFAEQDDATVSQLSVILGYANSCANPILYGFLSDNFKRSFQRILCLSWMENTEEPLDYYATALKSRGYSVEDYQPDNVESRGVYGNGTCTSRISTL